Proteins from a single region of Nitrospirota bacterium:
- a CDS encoding ABC transporter substrate-binding protein: MNRNTLAVLFSKVFLIVRSPLNILIFLCSLMSLFPENIRAESIHVGMSAAFKGATGGLGNELYRGSMAYIEHINRSGGVNGKKIIITAYDDGYNPIPCIENTIRLIENDNVFLLFDYVGTPTVTRILPILKSYSDRHIYLFFPFTGAQPHRQYPYDAFVFNLRASYHQETEGLVNNLVKVGIKKIAVFYQADAYGRSGWNGVRMTLAKYGLKIVGEATYKRGTKYSESLKQQVDILKKSGADVVISIGAYAACAAFIRDSRNAGWDVPIANVSFVGSEFMINLLLREGKAKGKDYTFNLLNSQVVPSYEDLSLPAAREYRELMDKYNPRLPLDISGEDYVPLKYSFVGFEGFLNAKVLVEILKRMEDKIEQSRIKEVVEGIKNLDIGIDERVSFGPEKHQGLNKVFYTIYENGRFIPIRDWNRWRK, encoded by the coding sequence GTGAACAGAAATACCCTCGCCGTATTGTTTTCCAAAGTGTTCCTTATCGTGCGCAGTCCCCTGAATATCCTGATTTTCCTCTGTTCGCTCATGTCGCTTTTCCCGGAGAATATTCGTGCAGAATCCATCCATGTCGGCATGTCTGCTGCATTCAAGGGCGCAACAGGCGGGCTTGGGAATGAATTATACAGAGGATCAATGGCTTATATTGAGCACATCAACAGATCAGGTGGCGTCAATGGGAAAAAAATAATAATAACTGCATATGATGACGGATATAATCCCATCCCGTGTATAGAAAATACAATTCGTCTGATAGAAAATGATAACGTCTTTCTCCTTTTTGATTATGTCGGCACACCTACAGTAACAAGAATACTGCCTATCCTGAAAAGCTATAGTGACAGACATATCTACCTCTTTTTTCCGTTTACAGGAGCGCAACCTCACAGACAATACCCTTATGATGCCTTTGTTTTTAATCTGCGCGCGTCGTACCATCAGGAAACTGAAGGCCTTGTCAACAATCTGGTAAAAGTAGGAATAAAAAAAATCGCTGTATTCTATCAGGCAGATGCATACGGAAGGAGCGGATGGAACGGTGTCCGAATGACCCTGGCAAAATATGGTCTAAAAATTGTCGGTGAAGCGACATATAAGCGCGGGACAAAGTACTCCGAAAGCCTCAAGCAACAGGTGGATATACTCAAAAAGTCAGGAGCTGATGTAGTGATATCGATCGGCGCTTACGCTGCCTGTGCTGCGTTCATTCGAGATTCAAGGAATGCCGGATGGGATGTGCCCATTGCCAATGTATCTTTCGTCGGCAGCGAGTTCATGATCAATCTCCTTCTCAGGGAAGGGAAAGCAAAAGGAAAGGATTACACCTTCAATCTTCTGAACTCACAGGTTGTGCCGAGTTACGAAGACCTGTCTCTCCCTGCAGCGAGAGAGTACAGGGAGTTAATGGATAAATACAATCCCCGTCTTCCTCTTGACATATCTGGAGAAGATTACGTGCCGCTGAAATACAGTTTTGTGGGTTTTGAAGGTTTTCTCAATGCGAAAGTCCTTGTTGAAATACTGAAGAGAATGGAAGACAAAATAGAGCAGTCGAGAATAAAAGAAGTTGTTGAGGGAATAAAAAACCTGGATATCGGAATTGATGAGAGAGTTTCTTTCGGTCCTGAAAAACATCAGGGACTCAACAAGGTCTTTTACACAATATATGAAAACGGGCGTTTTATCCCCATCAGGGACTGGAACAGGTGGCGCAAATGA